GTCTGCATAGTCAACACAGGCAAATGAATAGAGTATGATGTAGGACCTAAAACAAGTACGCTGTCTTCAGATTTTAATGCAACATAGAGTTTTTGGGATTTTGAGTCTACTTTGAGATCCCAAGGATTTGATTGAAGATCTAACTTAGACATGATTTTGTTTGTTTGCCCATCAATCTTTACAATTTTGTTTTGAGTTAGATATGATGCATAAATCACATGGTCGTTAGTGTCAACTGCAATTGCCATTGCTTTGTCTCCTAAAGGAATCTCTCCGGTAATTTCTTTTTCCAAAATATTTATCACAGTAATGCATTCACAGCCCCTGTTTGTGACATAAGCAAGATGATGTAGTGGATCAAGTTCTAGACCCCATGGACCTCCAGATGCAGTTAGTGTTCCTGTTATTTCGTGTATTGGAAAAACAGAATATTCATCAGTTACATCTTCTAAGAAAGTAATTTCATTTCCGGCAAGACTTGCAACCAATACAACATTGCTCAGAGGATCTGCACGTACGTTAAATGGATGTCTAGGGACATCTATGGTTTGAATAACTTCATCAGTTTTTCCATCAATTACATGAATGGAATTAGAATTGTAATCTGCTACATACAAGAGTTCATTTGATGGATTGTAATCAAGAGACCAGCCTCCAGTGACAAAATGGACATTAGATCTGTGTCCGTATGGTTGGTTTGAGGTTGTGGGAAAATCAATCTCAGAACCAGGTAATGAAATTGTTTTGATAAGGAATCTAGTATTTAGATCATAAACGTCAATTCCGCCACTTTCAAATGGTGCAGCATAAATCTTGTTTTGTTCAGGTACTGCCTCAACAGCCATAATTCCAGAAGAAGAGGTAGTGATAAAGTCAACATTTGTGTTTTCATCAATGTCAATTATATCGATATGAGGATATTGGAAACTGGAAACATATAGAAAGTCATCAGTAAGTGACATTCCCATTGGATTCTCAGATACTGAAATCTTTTCAAGCACATGATGTGCAAATGCATTTTGATTTACAGATAACGAGAAAATAATTGCCAAGCTCAATACTAGCACAATAATAGTTCTCATGACCTAAATTTTGGAGAAAGTATACTAAAATAGAAAGCACGATTCTCAAATATGAATATAAAAAATATCTTTAGTACTAGTTAGAATTTGTTTCATATGATGTATGACAATAAAAATAATAAAAGCAGGGTAGATGATTCTCAGAAAGGGTTTTGAAAAAATTACAATAATTTTCATTGTTGGTAATTAGATGATAACTTTAATGTAGTAAATAATTGAATTTGCTCATATGACATCAATAGATAAAATGGCCATAACTTGGTCACTCGGAATTGTAGCAGTATTTGTTGCCTTGGCCGCTGCAGGAGATTCCATTCAGGGAATTGCAGACGTTCCAGCACCTGAACCAGTAATACGACCGGGAACTGTAGAAACCCCAAGCTATGAAGAAACAAAACCCAAAACAGATCCATTTGCAGATCTTGCTGCTGAAGTAAAAGAACAAAACAAAGAGATGACATCTGAATCAATGTCAAAACAAGACAAAGAGCAGAAGCAGATGAAAGAACAGGAGCAGAAAGGCCCTAAGACAGTTAACGTGTCAATACCATCTGGAACATCAGTACCAGGATGTGAAGAAACAAACGAATGTTATCTTCCATATTCAGTCACAATCTCAAAAGGAGATACAGTGAGTTGGTCAAACGATGATACTGCAGCACATACTGTAACTAGTGGTTCTCCTTCAGAAGGTCCTGATGGAAACTTTGACAGTAGTCTAGTCATGAGTGGGGCTGTTTACGAGTTTACGTTTGAGCAAACAGGAAGTTATGATTACTTCTGCATGGTTCATCCCTGGATGACTGGAATTGTTCAAGTAAACTAACTTTTTTTATTTCATTTTTGAAAAACAACATCAATATTAAATAAAATTATGTGAAAAGAACTACGACGAGGGTAATCGATTCAAAAGCTTTGTCTATACTGCCTACGATTTGATTAAAATGTCCTCGTCAAAACCAAAATGTCTTACCGCTTTTCATAAAGGATAGTTGTGATGAGGAGTGATTTTCAGTTGCACCATGCCAATGTGGTGTTCCAGACGGAATTAAAACAGATTCATTTTCTCCAAGTTCCAGAGATTCATCTATCTTGAATTTATGATCATTAATTTTTGAAAAAGTTACTATTTGACCAATGCCTTTCATTCCAATAATGATTTGATCTGAATCGTGAAGATGAATCTTGGATTTCGAACCCTTTTCAAATTTAATAAAATACGATTTTAATTCATCTGTAGATAAGTTTTCAGATATACGATTAAGGTAGACATTGCCAGACTCACGCCCAGTTTTATCATCCTCCAGATTTTCATTAATTATGATTTTCTTAATGTTTGTCATGAATAGGATGTTTTGTGCCATCTGCATGGATGCAGTTTCCAGCATCATGTTTGTGTGTACTTTTGTCTCCCTTACAATGTTCATCTGAACAGTTACATTTGTCTGCCATGAGAAAAATATCTTTTAATTGTTAAAAAAGATTGTGCAATATTCCAAAGTTGGTTTTCGTAGAAATGTTTGAGATATGCAGTGTTCTAGTTGTCATAATGATCATTACTGATGAAATCAAAATTACAGAGATAGAGGATTTTGATTTGAATGATGGTTACATAATAGATGGTTTTCCATATGATGGATACGTAGGAAGCATATCTGCCGAATCAATGGTTAGAACTTCACAATTTAAATTTGTAGGATTTATGGATTCAAAGTCTTTTCCTCCAGTAAGTATCATCCGAGAAGGAATAGCAAATTATCCTATCAACATATTTGTAAATGAAAAACTCAAAGTTGCAGTATTTCTATCCCACCTTCATTTGCCTGAATCATTTTCAAAAGAAATCGCTAAATCTATTTTACAATTTGCAAAAAAACACAATTGCAGACTAATTATCAGCAGTATGAAGATTACCGGTGCCAAAATTTCAAAAGAATTCAATGCAGTAGGCAGTACAAAAAATGCTAGAGATACAATTAAAAAACTAGGAATGGATATTGCTTTGAATGCAACCATGCCTGGAATTCCAGGGGTATTGTTGGTCGAAGGAAGGTTTTCAAATCAAGATGTAATAGTATTATTGTTTTCCCAGAAAAGCGGCAAGAATACAGACTTGGAATATGGTGCAAAGTTATGCTTGACAATAGGCATGCTTGTTCCAAATTTACCTTGTAACATTAAACTCATCGAAGGAGAAACAGTAAAAGTTGAAAAAATGATCAAACAAACACAAAAAGAATCAAAAGATCTCTATGATGTAATATACCGATAAATTGTTATTTAGAGAAAATTAAAAATAATATTTTTAATATGATTTTCAATATTGGTTTTCAAATCAAATAAAAATTATTTCATCACAATAAAAGACCATTTGGAGAATAGTAAAGACAGCATTCAAATCTCAGAAAGGATGAATGTTTCTATTATTATCAATAATCAGTTAAAATCCAAAATAAGATTTTCAAGTTCGAGAACATGTACCTATTCTTATTACATATACATAAATTGATAAATTATGGTCATAAAGTCTTTCAAATATCCCATTCCACAGATTACTTATCTAGTAAAGAAAAGACTTTGGGCTCAAGTTCTATTTGCATTGTTTTTAGGATTAGTGGTAGGGATAATTTTAGGTCCAGAAATAGGATTAGTTGAGAAAGAAACTGCTGAGGTCATCACTGATTGGCTATCAATTCCAGCAAATCTGTTTTTAAAAATTATTCAAATGATCATTATTCCGTTAATTTTTGCATCAATCATTCGAGGAATAACATCATCTGGAAGTATGGAACAATTACAAAAACTAGGATTAGGTGTATCAGTATATTTTGTTGCAACAACAATCATTGCATTAACAATAGGAATTCTACTTGTATCAACAATAGAACCAGGAAATTTTATTGACAGTTCTTTGATTAGAGAAAGTTTTGGAATTGAAGATGTCGAACCTGTTGAAAAAGCGGAATTTAGCATACAAGATATTCCTCAAAGCATAGTGGGTTTGATCCCAAGTAATCCTTTAGCTTCTTTTATGTCTGGAGAGATGTTAAGCATCATAATTTTTGCATTAATTGTAGGTGTGTCTATGATTTCAATTCCTAAACAAAGTTCTCTACCAATTCTAGATTTGTTAGAATCCATACAAAAAATTACCCTGAAAGTAGTTTCATGGGCCATGCGTCTTGCACCATTTGCAGCATTTGGTCTAATCGCAGGAATTACGTCTAAAATCGGTCTTTCTGCATTGGGGGTACTTGGGGCATACATGCTGACTGTTGTGATAGGTCTTTTTGTAATGATATTGGTGTACATGCTAATCATCAAGTTTTTTGCAAAGAGACCACTATCTTCCACATTTAAAATGATGAAAGATGCTCAGCTTCTTGCATTCTCAACTTCTAGTTCGGCAGCTGTTATGCCATTATCAATTAAAACTGCTGAAGAAAAAATGAAAATCAAACCAAAAGTTTCTCAGTTTATCATCCCATTGGGTGCTACAATTAATATGGATGGAACTGCACTTTATCAAATTGTAGCAGTATTTTTTCTTGCGCAGCTTTTCAGTATAGATTTAGGATTTACAACAATTCTTTTGATAACATTAACTGCACTTGCCGCATCTATTGGTGCACCGTCAGCACCTGGGACAGGCATTGTAATTCTTTCAACAATTCTCATCACTGCAGGCATTCCGCCTGTTGCAGTTGTATTATTACTTGGAGTAGACAGAATATTAGATATGACAAGAACAATGGTCAATGTTACAGGAGATCTTACTGCATGTTTGGTTTTCGATAAGAGGATAAAAGAAGAGGACAATGTCGAAGATTAATTTTCATATTGATGCAAATTACACTTTTTTTAATTCAACAAGTCGGGATTTGAAATTATTTCAATTACTTTTTAATTATCTCTAGGATCAACTGTAGGAATCACATCAAATGGATGAGATCATAGGTTGAATTATAGAATAATGATAATCATTTTTTATAATATTATTTCCAAGGATCAGATTCTTCATTCCATGATTCTATACCTTTTGATGATTCATCAGCAGGTTTACTATTTCTGATGTCAGATAAAAGACATTCATCAGAGCAATGGGTGGCCTCTACATTCTTCATTAATCTTCCACATTTCTTGCAGAATTTGCCCATGTGTGATGATTGATTCTAAAAATAAAGCAAGTTCGCAGTTTTTCATATTTGATAATGAGCTAATACTTAATTCGTTTGATCCTAGTTTAAGTATGATCATATGATAGTATTGAAGTGGATGTCTCAACAGTAAAACGAAAACCTCACATACCAAAAAAGGAAAAAACAAGAACTATAACATACAGGCTTTCAGAAAAACTTGTTGCAGAACTAGAAAACGAGGCTATGCAAAAAGGAATTTCTCACAATGTTTTGATGAATCAGATTGCAGAAAAATATATCCAGTGGGATAGGTTTGGCGACAAAATCGGAATGATACCTGTTCCAAAGGGGGTGCTGACAGCACTTGGTATTGATTTGGAAAGCCAAGACATCAACATGGTTGTAGACCTTCTAAAGCCTGTCATCAAAGATAATGTGATGTTCATGAAAGGAAAGTATGATCTAAAAAGATGCATAGAGACGATGGAGGATTACATGAGGGCATCTGGAATGAAATCAGATCACAGAGTGGAAGGATCGCTGCACCACTTTATCGTTCAGCACGGACTTGGGATGAATTGGTCATTACTCACTGAACAACTGCTAAAAGAAATATTCCACGAATTCTTGCCAGAAAAGAATGTAAAATCACAAACAACTGAAACTACTGTGATCACCACTATCTCATTGGGCGAGGACTTTAACGAGCATGATTATTAGAAAAATAACTAGTTGAGAATTAACTCAACTTCCGTCTTGCCATCATTGTATCTACTTTGAATTCCTTTGATCTTGCTTTTGTACATGAATAGTCTTTTACCATCATCTGTAATTATTCCGGATGTTTTGAGTAATTTGTTGTCATGAAGTGTTTGAATTCTTCTATACACCGTACTCATTGGGATTCCAGCCTCTGCGGTTATCTCAATTGCGGACTTTGGCTTGTCCATAGTAGATTCTAGGATGGCTCTACAATACTTGTCAGATAAAATTTCAAGTAGGCTATCTTTTTGCTCTGCTTCTTCAACTTTGAAGACATGTTGTAATGTTTGCATAAGTAATATCAAACAACATTTGATATAACGACTCAGTACACACTGTATTGCAAATATTTGATATTATTTTTAATGCCTAAACAATTTACTTTAAAAAGATCAACAAATCAACCATCGTCTTGCTATAGAATGCAGGTTTTCATACCAAAATGACTCAAAAATAAAAAAGAAAGATTAGTTAGCAGGAACTACAATTCCCCTATCTATCATCTTAAGAGCAGTATCTGATTTGAGACACATTGGTACTCCGTTTGATGCTTTCATTACCAGACTGAATCCTTCACGACACTCTACGTCTGAAGCATCAATGCCTGCAGTAATTTGTGTACGTGGGGAAATCCATGCTAATTGCATGTCTTTTGCCTTTTCAATGAATTCTTCTCTAAGTTTTTGTTTTTCCTCGTCAGTCATTTCAGATGCTTTCTCACGAAGTTCTGCCTTGAATGCCTTCATGTCAGCCAGTCTGTCATGAATTGCAGATCTTCGCTCATCAGACATTTTGATTTTGACTTTTGTCATGTGATCTTTGAACTTCATCTTTAATTCTGATTTTATCTCATCTGTTATCTCACCGTGTTTTTCTCTGTATTTCATCTTGATTTCTTCACGTTTCTCATCTGAAATTTCATGGTTTTCCATGATCATTGCCTTGAGTCGTGGGGACATGTCAGACATTCGGATTCTGTCAGTAACTTTGTCTTTGATGTCATCATGATGTTCTTCTTTGTAGTCATCTCTTTCTTCAGGTGTCATATTACACCATTTTGAGATTCTATCAAGTGTTGCAACATCAGTAATTTCTGCGGCTCTATCAGATGCTGTCATTGAGCACAATCTATCATAATCCATGATGTCTGTCACTTTATCATGAATTTTCTCGTTCATGTAATCACGCATAACATCTTTGTGTTCTGCAATAAGTTTGTCAATTGCGTCATCTCTTTCATTTTCGGATATTTCACAATAGTTCAGAATTCTGTCAGAAAACTGTTCTAGTCTTGGATAGTTATCAAAGAATTTTCGTTTGTCCTCGTTTGTCATATCACAGAATCGTTCCAGCATATCATCAAGATCATATTTGTCATGAACTCTAGTATCTGGGGCATTCTCTCTGATGAAATCGTCAATTTTGTCGTCACGTTCATCTTCAGACAAATCACAATAGTTTGCTAGTCTGTCTGAGAACTGTTCTAGTCTTGGATAGTCTGCAAATAATTGACGTTTTTCCTCGTCAGTCATGTCACAGAAATATTTCAGTCTATCTTCAAGATCTGCATGTCGGTCATATTTGTCGTCTACATCGTTTTCTTCGTCTCTATCATCTTCTAGTTCATCATATTCGTCATCAAAGTCGTCTTCAATTTCGTCTCTAGCTAGAACAACATCGAAAATGAAATCATCAAGAGCGTCTTCACGTTCATCCTCATCTTCTATCTCACAAATTGCAGAAAGTTTTTCATCATATTCTGCCATATCTGGATAGTCAGTTAAAAAGTCGCTTCTTTGCTCGATGTTCATTTCACAAAAGTCTTCTAGTCTATCTTCAAGATCATCAGTATCAGCAAATGCTGTACTACTGGCAGTTACTCCAGTAAACATGATCAGTGAAAAAACAACGCTTAGAAGTTGTGTATTTTTCATTACAAGAATTTTTTATTTTAGTATATAAAGAATATCGGTCAACATCATAGCAAGTATTATTACAAATGAGACAATTTTTGAAAAATCATGCCTGACTGGCATTGTTTAATTTTAGTCAAAAAAATAATGTGTAATCAAATTGATTTTATGAACAAAAGATAAGTGAATAGTAATTTCTTTTATTCTATAATTGATAATTTTTTTATGTTTTCTCAGAAAGAAAATGAGTTTGTAGATGAGATAGTGAAATGGGCAGAATCAGTTGGGATTAATCTAGATAGAGATCCTGAACAGGTGTAGTTTTTGAACACGCATTTTGTTAAGTAAAGAAATTTGAAGGAAAGTCATGAAACTAATAGGACAAACAAAACTACCACATGGAATTGTATATCACTATTCAAACAGTAGTGGAAATATAGAATCCTATTTTATTGAACATGAATCTCAATAGAATTTTTAATGGAATGAATCAATTCATTTCAGTTGGAATCAATTGAATCGCTAAACAAAAAAATTGCAAGTTGTAAAAAATGTCCCAGATTATCAAAATACATCAGAGATGTTGCAAAAAATAAGGTCAGGCGATTCAAAGAGGACAGATACTATGGAAAGCCCCTTTCAGGATTTGGGGATGTCAATGCTAAATTACTCATAGTGGGTTTAGCCCCAGCTGCACATGGAGGAAACAGAACGGGAAGAATGTTTACGGGGGATTCATCGGGGGATTGGGTCGCCAAAGTAATGCACAAACATGGATTTGCATCAATTCCTACCAGTCAGAGAATTGATGATGGACTGATCCTCAAAAATGCCTACATCACTGCTGCAGTTAGATGTGCACCACCACAAAACAAGCCTACACAGGAGGAGATGAATACGTGTTTTGGTTACTTGGAGAAAGAAAAAGAGATTCTAAAAAGCATCACAACAGTTCTTTGTCTTGGAAAAATAGCATATGATGCTGCTTGTAAATTGTACAAGATAAAACCTGAAAAATTTGGGCATAACAAGTTATTCCAATATGATAAAATCAGAATTCTTACATCTTACCATCCCTCAAAACAAAACACCCAGACAGGACGACTGACTTGGGCACAATGGTCCGCAGTATTTGCAAAAGCTAAAAAACTTACTATGGCTTGAATTAATGATTTTTAGCGAAAAATAAAAATATTGTAAATACTCAGACTGCTAAAATGGCCGCAGGTAAGGGTTGTTTGACATGCAATTCAGAGCATGACGGAGATTTTTACAGATTTTGCAAGTGTTCTTGTCATGATAGAATTGCAAGGGAAATTGTAGGTTAGAAATAAGTTAATTAAAATCTAAAGGTTTTTTTCAATCATTTTTTTCATAGAGTTTCTTAATTTGTTCAACAGTTGTGGGATCTAACTTTTCAAAAAACTTTTGTAAATCTTGTTCATCTAATTCCTCATCATGAAATAACATTCTGTTTTCCATCTGATTTGCCATGTTTCAAAGATTATCTTGTTTGATTATAAACAATGTACCAATGACTCAAAAAAATATACTTTTTCAGAATTTACATCCCATGAAACTCAGACCATTGATGTTCTAGCTTGTAAATTATTTTCCAAGCAAGCCTATCTATGTTTACGCTGGGTTCAGCAATAACCAATAATATGTATCTGCCAAAAGGAAAACTCATCATCACAACCTTTTCTCTCCTTGAAGAGGAATATTTGACTCTGCCCAAATTGGCATCAAATCCTTTTCTGTTTGCAACTCGGTGAGCTAGTTCTTGAAATGTCTGCCTTCGTCTTGCATCATTTTCAAAAGGAATAACTCCTTCTTTAAAATCTCCTGCAATTAGTTCTCCTTGGCAATCAATCAAACCACAATATCGAATTTCAGGTTCTGCCAAAATATCTTTAATTTTATTTTTAACATCTTCAATTGAAAATTGCTCATCAGACATATGAAATCAGATGTGTTTTTGTGTATTTAATACAACTATTCATAGATGAGATTAGTTAGAGAGAAAAATTAAATAACAATTAAAATAATTAATTTGATGTATATTTGTTTGAATATTTTATAAATAATGAATAAATATTAAGAATTTTCTTAGAATACTTTAAATTTCATTTTTACATAAAGTACATGACGAGGTCTATCATATCTGCCGAAATTCAAAAAGGGAAATTTGAGGAGGTAGACAGATAGGAAAACACGAAAAAAGATGGAAGCATCTAAAGTTCGTAGTTTTCCAGTATACCTCGTTTCCTATTTCGTACCAATTCAATTACATAATTGAAAGAATGCCCGGATTCACAGTATCCAAAAAGATATGAAAAAATGCCAATGTAACAAATGTGATTATTCAAATTAGATCAAGGAGCTTGATCATATGTATGAAGAAAATATGATAGTTCAAGCAGAATTTGAAAACGATTCAAAGCTGTGTCAATAATCAAAGAGATTTGTGAATCTTGCGAGGAAGGACAACACAAGGTAAACAAAGTAATTAAAAATATAAAATATTCATTAAACCTTAATTGGAAAAGAAACTAACAAACTCTAGTGAAAGAGATAATTTTTGTAGTTATTTTATTTTCAATTCCAATAGCTTTTGCTCAAGAATATCCTGAAATTGGTGTGAAAGTGGAGACGGTGGCTGAAAATCTAACCATACCTTGGAGTATTGATTGGTTACCTGATGGAACAATATTGTTTACAGAAAGAAATGGACATCTCAGAGTAATTCAAAACGGAGAATTGTTGGAAGACCCATTATTATCACTGGGAGTTGGTGGAGTAGAAGGAGGGATGCTAG
The nucleotide sequence above comes from Nitrosopumilus sp.. Encoded proteins:
- a CDS encoding plastocyanin/azurin family copper-binding protein — translated: MTSIDKMAITWSLGIVAVFVALAAAGDSIQGIADVPAPEPVIRPGTVETPSYEETKPKTDPFADLAAEVKEQNKEMTSESMSKQDKEQKQMKEQEQKGPKTVNVSIPSGTSVPGCEETNECYLPYSVTISKGDTVSWSNDDTAAHTVTSGSPSEGPDGNFDSSLVMSGAVYEFTFEQTGSYDYFCMVHPWMTGIVQVN
- a CDS encoding cupin domain-containing protein, with protein sequence MNIVRETKVHTNMMLETASMQMAQNILFMTNIKKIIINENLEDDKTGRESGNVYLNRISENLSTDELKSYFIKFEKGSKSKIHLHDSDQIIIGMKGIGQIVTFSKINDHKFKIDESLELGENESVLIPSGTPHWHGATENHSSSQLSFMKSGKTFWF
- a CDS encoding PAC2 family protein gives rise to the protein MVFVEMFEICSVLVVIMIITDEIKITEIEDFDLNDGYIIDGFPYDGYVGSISAESMVRTSQFKFVGFMDSKSFPPVSIIREGIANYPINIFVNEKLKVAVFLSHLHLPESFSKEIAKSILQFAKKHNCRLIISSMKITGAKISKEFNAVGSTKNARDTIKKLGMDIALNATMPGIPGVLLVEGRFSNQDVIVLLFSQKSGKNTDLEYGAKLCLTIGMLVPNLPCNIKLIEGETVKVEKMIKQTQKESKDLYDVIYR
- a CDS encoding dicarboxylate/amino acid:cation symporter, giving the protein MVIKSFKYPIPQITYLVKKRLWAQVLFALFLGLVVGIILGPEIGLVEKETAEVITDWLSIPANLFLKIIQMIIIPLIFASIIRGITSSGSMEQLQKLGLGVSVYFVATTIIALTIGILLVSTIEPGNFIDSSLIRESFGIEDVEPVEKAEFSIQDIPQSIVGLIPSNPLASFMSGEMLSIIIFALIVGVSMISIPKQSSLPILDLLESIQKITLKVVSWAMRLAPFAAFGLIAGITSKIGLSALGVLGAYMLTVVIGLFVMILVYMLIIKFFAKRPLSSTFKMMKDAQLLAFSTSSSAAVMPLSIKTAEEKMKIKPKVSQFIIPLGATINMDGTALYQIVAVFFLAQLFSIDLGFTTILLITLTALAASIGAPSAPGTGIVILSTILITAGIPPVAVVLLLGVDRILDMTRTMVNVTGDLTACLVFDKRIKEEDNVED
- a CDS encoding helix-turn-helix domain-containing protein, with product MQTLQHVFKVEEAEQKDSLLEILSDKYCRAILESTMDKPKSAIEITAEAGIPMSTVYRRIQTLHDNKLLKTSGIITDDGKRLFMYKSKIKGIQSRYNDGKTEVELILN
- a CDS encoding ABC transporter substrate-binding protein; the protein is MKNTQLLSVVFSLIMFTGVTASSTAFADTDDLEDRLEDFCEMNIEQRSDFLTDYPDMAEYDEKLSAICEIEDEDEREDALDDFIFDVVLARDEIEDDFDDEYDELEDDRDEENDVDDKYDRHADLEDRLKYFCDMTDEEKRQLFADYPRLEQFSDRLANYCDLSEDERDDKIDDFIRENAPDTRVHDKYDLDDMLERFCDMTNEDKRKFFDNYPRLEQFSDRILNYCEISENERDDAIDKLIAEHKDVMRDYMNEKIHDKVTDIMDYDRLCSMTASDRAAEITDVATLDRISKWCNMTPEERDDYKEEHHDDIKDKVTDRIRMSDMSPRLKAMIMENHEISDEKREEIKMKYREKHGEITDEIKSELKMKFKDHMTKVKIKMSDERRSAIHDRLADMKAFKAELREKASEMTDEEKQKLREEFIEKAKDMQLAWISPRTQITAGIDASDVECREGFSLVMKASNGVPMCLKSDTALKMIDRGIVVPAN
- a CDS encoding uracil-DNA glycosylase, which translates into the protein MESIESLNKKIASCKKCPRLSKYIRDVAKNKVRRFKEDRYYGKPLSGFGDVNAKLLIVGLAPAAHGGNRTGRMFTGDSSGDWVAKVMHKHGFASIPTSQRIDDGLILKNAYITAAVRCAPPQNKPTQEEMNTCFGYLEKEKEILKSITTVLCLGKIAYDAACKLYKIKPEKFGHNKLFQYDKIRILTSYHPSKQNTQTGRLTWAQWSAVFAKAKKLTMA
- a CDS encoding DUF6659 family protein gives rise to the protein MSDEQFSIEDVKNKIKDILAEPEIRYCGLIDCQGELIAGDFKEGVIPFENDARRRQTFQELAHRVANRKGFDANLGRVKYSSSRREKVVMMSFPFGRYILLVIAEPSVNIDRLAWKIIYKLEHQWSEFHGM